In Desulfovibrio litoralis DSM 11393, a genomic segment contains:
- a CDS encoding DNA internalization-related competence protein ComEC/Rec2, with product MKKDEKNKNDIKYKPWLQPWSSLGTWHFLALSFICALFAFENIQLSLLGFFFIFLFGISSSEKNQKIHTPNIANKEKAYFHSLDKKQLQTRSILICCVFFLSLITVIKITQLPTPKDNQITNSNQLNKLLDENSEEFKKGQELTFKLESVRGLYDGRLRLIISELQPTQTPKVITNNTQDESKNANNIKAVLTLDNVQNLFGADSNQTLLEGTYYSALLKLRKQRSFKNENTTNSDEYWNKQGIFYRCLSVKNKTQFTKLDIRVQQDLSQTLQKNLSQHRNNLLQKLKLSLKPELSDARGIVYALISGDRQFISSNTASLFQRSALIHSLALSGLHLSLVFVLSLTIINIIAFFKPTIYLKQPRIKLAFLLSLPLGLIYLWLGAFSPSLIRAMFMLTVAAFAVLFSRLKKVEDALVLTVLLVAIIETNLIFELSFQLSVLSIFAIILFLPLIQLGIEKMPFLYGRSFYKRCLRAGLTILLLSFSIQIFLLPITSFYFGEVPIFFFLNVIWIPVLTFLVLPLAFIAFVFAALSFNFLSEQFFSLSALICDLFLNLLIFLNNHEWLNVFTPLRPLPSASLAFWILAILMIVFITYRFKQLKVKVIHQLILVLAFALSLYPVLLRYSPYSEAKQNIFSIKMLDVGQAQALLIESFGQRLICDGGGFNSKYFDSGKHIITPILTYNQAPRLDFIVNTHPDNDHLKGLLYLLENFSVKRIAFNTLPTENSSEKILHQIIKKNHLNIEYWRENKRILFSQKENIKIYIEVLYPNNSEEFINTNENSLVLRFVKEETNNTPKGLMIVLGDLQQKGLKRFLSKNQILESEVLILPHHGSESSLNLELYQRVKPKIALASTGYGNNWGFPSKKVREALKNLNIPLRVIGEEGEIIIKTEELCY from the coding sequence TTGAAAAAAGACGAAAAAAACAAAAACGATATTAAATACAAACCTTGGCTTCAACCTTGGTCAAGTTTAGGAACATGGCATTTTTTGGCGTTAAGCTTTATTTGTGCTTTATTCGCTTTTGAAAATATTCAACTCAGTCTTTTAGGCTTCTTTTTCATATTTTTGTTCGGAATAAGTAGTTCCGAAAAAAACCAAAAAATACACACTCCAAACATAGCAAACAAAGAAAAAGCTTATTTTCACAGTCTTGATAAAAAACAATTACAAACACGCAGTATTTTAATATGCTGTGTGTTTTTTCTTAGCCTAATAACTGTTATAAAAATAACTCAACTTCCAACGCCAAAAGACAACCAAATAACTAACTCAAATCAGTTAAACAAACTACTCGACGAAAACTCAGAAGAGTTTAAAAAAGGTCAAGAATTAACCTTTAAACTTGAATCGGTTAGAGGGCTTTATGACGGTCGCTTACGCCTGATTATTTCAGAGCTTCAACCAACGCAAACGCCAAAAGTTATTACGAACAATACTCAAGACGAATCAAAAAATGCTAATAATATTAAAGCAGTCTTAACTTTAGATAATGTTCAAAATTTATTTGGGGCTGACTCAAACCAAACTCTTCTTGAGGGAACTTATTACTCCGCCCTTTTAAAATTAAGAAAGCAAAGAAGTTTTAAAAACGAAAACACCACAAACAGCGATGAATATTGGAACAAACAAGGAATTTTTTATCGTTGTCTCAGCGTAAAAAATAAAACTCAATTTACAAAACTTGATATAAGAGTTCAACAAGACCTATCTCAAACCCTGCAAAAAAACTTATCTCAACACAGAAATAATTTATTACAAAAACTTAAATTAAGCCTCAAGCCGGAACTTTCCGATGCAAGAGGCATAGTTTATGCCTTAATCAGCGGAGACAGACAGTTTATTTCTTCAAACACCGCTTCTTTATTTCAACGCTCTGCCCTAATTCATAGCTTGGCATTATCGGGCTTACATTTAAGCTTAGTTTTTGTTTTAAGCCTAACTATAATAAATATTATAGCTTTTTTTAAGCCAACTATTTATCTAAAACAACCTCGGATAAAACTTGCCTTTCTTTTAAGTCTTCCCTTGGGTTTAATTTATTTATGGCTTGGTGCCTTTTCCCCCTCTTTAATCAGGGCAATGTTTATGCTTACTGTTGCTGCCTTTGCCGTTCTTTTCAGCCGATTAAAAAAAGTCGAAGATGCCCTTGTTTTAACAGTTTTATTAGTGGCAATTATTGAGACTAACCTCATCTTTGAGCTAAGCTTTCAACTTTCCGTGCTTTCAATTTTTGCAATTATTTTGTTTTTACCACTCATACAACTTGGCATAGAAAAAATGCCTTTTTTATACGGGCGGTCTTTTTATAAACGTTGTTTAAGAGCCGGCCTGACAATCTTGCTTTTAAGTTTCAGTATTCAAATATTTCTCTTGCCAATTACTAGTTTTTATTTCGGTGAAGTCCCGATTTTTTTCTTTTTAAACGTAATCTGGATTCCCGTTTTAACCTTTTTAGTCTTACCTCTGGCTTTTATTGCTTTTGTCTTCGCCGCTTTGTCTTTTAATTTTTTGAGTGAACAATTTTTTAGTTTAAGTGCCTTGATTTGCGATTTATTTTTAAACCTGCTCATTTTCCTTAATAATCATGAGTGGCTTAATGTTTTTACACCTTTACGCCCTCTTCCCTCTGCCTCTCTTGCTTTTTGGATTTTGGCAATATTAATGATTGTTTTTATTACGTATAGATTTAAACAATTAAAAGTAAAAGTGATTCATCAACTTATCTTGGTTTTGGCTTTTGCCTTATCTTTATATCCTGTTTTACTACGCTATTCACCATATTCTGAGGCAAAACAAAATATTTTTTCCATAAAAATGTTAGACGTAGGACAAGCCCAAGCCTTATTAATAGAAAGTTTTGGACAACGCTTAATCTGTGATGGTGGTGGTTTTAACAGTAAATATTTTGATAGCGGAAAACATATTATCACACCGATTTTAACTTATAACCAAGCCCCACGTCTTGATTTTATTGTCAATACACACCCGGATAACGACCATTTAAAAGGGCTTTTATACCTTTTAGAAAACTTTTCAGTAAAGCGAATTGCCTTTAACACCCTACCAACTGAAAATAGCTCTGAAAAAATACTACATCAAATTATCAAAAAAAATCATTTAAACATTGAATATTGGCGTGAAAATAAGCGTATTTTATTTTCTCAAAAGGAAAATATCAAAATTTATATTGAAGTATTATACCCAAACAATTCGGAAGAATTTATAAATACCAATGAAAACAGTTTGGTCTTGCGTTTTGTTAAAGAAGAAACAAACAATACACCCAAAGGTTTAATGATTGTTCTCGGCGACCTTCAACAAAAAGGCTTAAAACGCTTCTTAAGCAAAAATCAAATACTTGAATCAGAGGTCTTGATTTTACCACATCATGGTTCGGAAAGTTCTTTAAACCTCGAACTTTATCAAAGAGTAAAACCCAAAATCGCTTTAGCCTCAACGGGTTATGGCAATAACTGGGGGTTTCCTTCAAAAAAAGTACGAGAAGCTTTAAAAAACTTAAATATTCCCCTGCGAGTTATCGGTGAAGAAGGTGAAATAATTATTAAAACAGAGGAATTATGTTATTAG
- a CDS encoding glutamate-5-semialdehyde dehydrogenase, which translates to MFEENPLEKIGQEAQKASWKLAETNTAQRNQLLEKIADKLNANIEPILSANQKDLQTAKDGGMSPALMDRLLLNTERIKSIIADIKTVIGLNDPIGEIIDSKKLDNGLELMRRRVPLGVIGAIYEARPNVTIDIVSLCLKTANAVILRGGKETINTNLTLVSLIHQALEECKLTKNIVQYIDNPDRKLINSLVRLDKYVSMIIPRGGQKLQEFCQENATIPVITGGIGVCHIFVDKSANQEKAIEIIINAKTQRPSTCNTLETLLVHKDIADPFISNLSHALKRQQVTLHISPEVKQFLPEDGAAFVEVKKEDYSKEWLSLDLNLKLVSNLNEAIDHIRACGTQHSEAILTNDTKQADIFISQVDAAAVYVNASTRFTDGAQFGLGSEIAVSTQKLHARGPMGLEALTSYKWIAYGDYTTRA; encoded by the coding sequence ATGTTTGAAGAAAATCCTTTAGAAAAAATAGGACAAGAAGCTCAAAAAGCGTCATGGAAACTCGCAGAAACAAATACTGCACAACGCAACCAACTCCTTGAAAAAATTGCAGATAAACTTAACGCCAATATAGAACCCATTTTATCAGCCAATCAAAAAGATTTACAAACCGCTAAAGATGGGGGAATGAGTCCTGCCCTGATGGATCGGTTGTTGCTAAATACCGAACGCATAAAAAGCATTATTGCTGACATCAAAACAGTGATAGGGCTTAACGACCCGATCGGAGAAATAATAGACAGCAAAAAACTCGATAACGGGCTTGAGTTAATGCGTCGCCGAGTTCCTTTAGGTGTAATTGGTGCTATTTATGAAGCGCGCCCAAACGTTACCATAGACATTGTTTCTTTATGTCTAAAAACAGCCAACGCCGTAATTTTACGCGGAGGGAAAGAAACAATCAATACAAACTTAACTCTTGTATCTCTGATTCACCAAGCCTTAGAAGAATGCAAGCTGACCAAAAACATTGTTCAATATATTGATAACCCTGATAGAAAGCTGATAAACAGTCTGGTGCGTCTTGATAAATATGTTTCAATGATTATTCCAAGAGGCGGTCAAAAACTGCAAGAGTTTTGTCAAGAAAACGCAACTATCCCCGTAATTACCGGCGGAATAGGCGTATGCCATATTTTTGTTGATAAAAGTGCCAATCAAGAAAAAGCAATTGAGATAATCATAAACGCAAAAACACAACGTCCAAGTACTTGTAACACCCTCGAAACACTTTTAGTTCATAAAGATATTGCCGATCCTTTTATCTCAAACTTAAGTCATGCTTTAAAAAGACAACAGGTAACTTTACATATCAGTCCGGAAGTAAAACAGTTCTTGCCCGAAGACGGTGCGGCTTTTGTTGAAGTTAAAAAAGAAGATTACTCTAAAGAATGGCTGTCGTTAGATTTGAATTTAAAACTCGTCTCAAATTTAAACGAAGCAATAGATCATATTAGAGCTTGCGGAACTCAACACTCAGAAGCAATTTTAACAAACGATACTAAACAAGCCGATATTTTTATTTCTCAAGTTGATGCAGCGGCGGTTTATGTTAACGCCAGTACACGCTTTACAGACGGAGCCCAGTTTGGACTCGGTTCTGAAATTGCGGTTAGTACTCAAAAATTACACGCACGAGGACCAATGGGACTTGAAGCATTAACTAGTTATAAGTGGATAGCCTACGGAGATTATACGACTCGTGCTTAG
- the proB gene encoding glutamate 5-kinase, with translation MNKKETLVVKLGTSVLTAGSKKLNKAGMLEIVRQCAKEHAKGQRIIIVTSGAIAAGREYLNYPELPKNISSKQLLAAVGQSQLIQTWEKLFSIYSINIGQMLLTRADLEDRERFLNARDTLLALLDNGIIPIINENDAVATAEIKVGDNDNLSALVAILADADKLLLLTDIEGLYTANPHANPNAKLISDVYEIDDELRKIAGDSVSGLGTGGMATKVQAAAVASRAGISVTVASGVLADVIEKVFKNKAVGTCFHAQKTPLERRKQWIFGAPLAGELVLDSGAVKALLEKGSSLLPKGIIKVNGTFSRGEVLKVSDSEGKDLGHGVTRYSSDALDLIKGKHSREIYNILGYEYGSVAIHRDDLILN, from the coding sequence ATGAACAAAAAAGAAACATTGGTTGTAAAACTCGGAACAAGCGTTCTGACTGCCGGATCAAAAAAGCTCAATAAAGCCGGAATGTTGGAAATAGTTCGTCAATGTGCAAAAGAACACGCTAAGGGTCAAAGAATTATTATCGTTACCTCCGGGGCTATCGCCGCCGGGCGAGAATATCTCAATTATCCTGAACTTCCCAAAAATATTTCTTCAAAACAACTACTGGCAGCAGTCGGACAAAGCCAACTTATTCAAACTTGGGAAAAACTTTTTTCAATTTATTCAATAAACATTGGGCAAATGCTTCTCACTCGTGCCGACCTTGAAGACAGAGAACGTTTTTTAAATGCGCGTGATACGCTTTTAGCTTTATTAGATAACGGAATTATTCCGATAATCAACGAAAATGACGCTGTTGCCACGGCTGAAATCAAAGTCGGAGACAACGACAATTTATCAGCTTTAGTCGCAATTTTGGCAGATGCCGACAAGCTTCTTCTGCTCACCGACATTGAAGGTTTATACACTGCGAACCCCCACGCTAATCCAAACGCCAAACTCATTTCAGATGTATATGAAATTGACGATGAATTACGCAAAATAGCCGGAGACAGCGTTTCAGGACTCGGCACAGGCGGAATGGCAACAAAAGTTCAAGCCGCCGCCGTTGCCTCACGTGCGGGAATAAGTGTTACGGTTGCCTCAGGTGTTTTAGCTGACGTAATAGAAAAAGTTTTTAAAAACAAAGCCGTAGGAACTTGTTTTCACGCCCAAAAAACTCCACTTGAACGTAGAAAACAATGGATCTTTGGTGCCCCACTCGCCGGAGAACTTGTCCTTGATTCCGGAGCAGTCAAGGCATTATTGGAAAAAGGTAGTTCCCTACTCCCTAAAGGAATAATTAAAGTAAACGGAACTTTTTCACGCGGAGAAGTTTTAAAAGTTAGCGACTCTGAGGGAAAAGATTTGGGACACGGAGTAACTCGTTACAGCAGTGATGCTTTAGACCTGATTAAAGGAAAACACTCTCGAGAAATATATAATATTCTCGGTTATGAATACGGTTCCGTTGCCATTCACAGAGATGATTTGATTTTAAATTGA
- a CDS encoding DsbA family protein, which translates to MQHKTFLLLVFTIISFCYNPASAQNTANSITLNNQIKEAVKEVLKENPGLILDILKDNSELVFEIAQQGVEQRKRKVYAAKWQEDLKQPVKIDIKNRPIRGNINAPVTIVAFSDFTCPYCQKGAELIKNIMQNNAGKVRFVFKHFPLAGQGHENSRIASEYIIAAFMQDENKGWELYDTVFENRKDLINDGEKFLQASAKKLGLNVNKLTSDIKSRQVQALISADIAEAEKLGVQGTPYFFVNNLRIPGMLPEDLFSLAIDTAQGK; encoded by the coding sequence ATGCAACATAAAACATTCTTATTATTAGTTTTTACCATAATCAGTTTTTGTTACAATCCTGCCTCAGCTCAAAATACTGCTAACAGTATTACCCTCAACAACCAAATAAAAGAAGCTGTTAAAGAAGTATTAAAAGAAAATCCCGGTCTTATTCTTGATATTTTAAAAGACAACAGCGAATTGGTTTTTGAAATTGCCCAACAAGGCGTAGAACAACGTAAACGTAAAGTTTATGCAGCCAAGTGGCAGGAAGATTTAAAACAACCCGTTAAAATTGATATTAAAAACCGCCCGATACGTGGAAACATTAATGCTCCCGTAACTATTGTGGCTTTTTCCGATTTTACTTGCCCTTATTGTCAAAAAGGGGCGGAACTTATAAAAAATATAATGCAAAATAATGCGGGAAAAGTGCGTTTTGTCTTTAAACATTTCCCGTTAGCAGGACAAGGACACGAAAACTCAAGAATTGCTTCTGAATATATTATAGCCGCCTTTATGCAAGACGAAAACAAAGGTTGGGAATTATATGATACGGTTTTTGAAAATCGCAAAGATCTTATCAATGATGGCGAAAAGTTTTTGCAAGCATCCGCCAAAAAACTTGGCTTAAACGTAAACAAGCTAACTAGCGATATAAAAAGTCGCCAAGTACAAGCTTTGATATCTGCGGATATAGCCGAAGCTGAAAAACTCGGAGTTCAAGGAACACCTTACTTTTTTGTAAACAACCTGCGTATTCCGGGTATGTTGCCTGAAGATTTGTTTAGTCTTGCCATTGATACAGCTCAGGGCAAATAA
- the speA gene encoding biosynthetic arginine decarboxylase, producing the protein MAKKRTLQSWSVEDSANLYGIREWGADYFDVAPNGDVTVRPIKNKRNINVSIPEIIEGMRERGLGMPVLLRIENILDSQISRLHEAFAKAIKTLGYRGSYRGVFPIKVNQQQQVVEKIAQYGARYHHGLEVGSKAELLAAISQLRDLEACLVCNGYKDEEFIDLGLHARRMGFKCFFVVEMPRELSLILERAKALGVKPLIGVRAKLASKAGGHWTESGGERSTFGLTAAQIIDVVDELRRHDMLDCFQLLHYHLGSQLSNIREIRAAALEASRVYAGLVQEGVTMGYLDLGGGLAVDYDGSRTNFLSSRNYSIDEYCMDVLEAVMSILDETNVPHPNIITESGRATVAYYSLLIFNILDVSRIEYGDEHDIYLDKEALSQEYEIIRNLYEVLTNITIRNLQECYNDAIYYRDEMRQHFLHGKVTLRQRTKAERLFWVIIKRIATERNKMPNPHKNLAEIDNALADIYYGNFSVFQSLPDSWAINQLFPIMPLHRLNEVPTRQAIISDITCDSDGRIDRFIAPHGMKNTLDLHDLKEGEEYYLGVFLVGAYQETLGDLHNLLGDTNVVSVRVDEDGGFEFVREIHGDSVSDILSYVEYDPRRIMEDLRALAEESVRAGRITPSDRYNILQAFEAGIRGYTYFER; encoded by the coding sequence TTGGCAAAAAAACGTACTTTACAAAGCTGGTCCGTTGAAGACTCAGCAAACTTATACGGTATTCGTGAATGGGGTGCCGATTATTTTGATGTCGCTCCAAATGGCGATGTTACCGTAAGACCTATAAAAAATAAGCGCAACATCAACGTCAGTATTCCTGAAATAATAGAGGGAATGCGTGAACGTGGACTTGGAATGCCTGTTTTGTTGCGAATTGAAAATATACTCGACTCTCAAATATCAAGATTGCATGAAGCTTTTGCCAAAGCAATAAAAACCCTTGGATATCGTGGATCTTATCGTGGCGTTTTTCCGATTAAAGTAAACCAACAACAACAGGTTGTCGAAAAAATTGCTCAATATGGTGCTCGCTATCATCACGGACTTGAGGTTGGTAGTAAGGCCGAACTACTTGCCGCTATTTCACAACTAAGAGACCTCGAAGCCTGTTTGGTCTGTAACGGTTATAAAGACGAAGAGTTTATAGACCTTGGATTACACGCAAGACGCATGGGTTTTAAATGTTTTTTTGTTGTAGAAATGCCAAGAGAATTAAGCCTAATTCTCGAACGTGCAAAAGCTCTCGGTGTTAAGCCGCTTATCGGTGTTAGAGCCAAACTGGCTAGTAAAGCCGGCGGACATTGGACAGAATCAGGCGGAGAACGCTCGACTTTTGGTTTAACTGCCGCACAAATTATTGATGTGGTCGATGAGTTGCGTCGCCATGATATGTTAGACTGTTTCCAACTTTTACACTATCACTTAGGTTCTCAGCTTTCAAACATCAGAGAAATCAGAGCCGCCGCCTTAGAAGCCTCTCGCGTTTATGCCGGTCTTGTTCAAGAAGGCGTTACTATGGGCTATCTTGACCTTGGCGGAGGTTTGGCGGTCGACTATGACGGTTCGAGAACAAACTTTTTATCAAGCCGAAACTATTCAATAGATGAATATTGTATGGACGTTTTGGAAGCAGTAATGAGCATTCTTGATGAAACAAACGTTCCACACCCGAATATCATTACCGAATCGGGGCGTGCAACGGTCGCTTATTATTCCTTGTTAATTTTTAACATTTTAGATGTAAGTCGTATAGAATATGGTGATGAACACGATATTTACTTAGATAAAGAAGCCTTAAGCCAAGAATATGAGATTATCCGCAACCTATATGAAGTATTAACCAACATAACAATACGCAACCTTCAAGAATGTTACAACGATGCTATTTATTATCGAGATGAAATGCGTCAACATTTCTTGCATGGAAAGGTTACCCTACGCCAACGCACAAAAGCCGAAAGACTGTTTTGGGTAATTATTAAACGTATTGCGACTGAAAGAAACAAAATGCCTAACCCCCATAAAAACTTAGCAGAAATAGATAACGCTCTCGCCGATATTTATTATGGAAACTTTAGTGTATTCCAATCTCTGCCTGATTCTTGGGCAATAAATCAACTCTTTCCGATTATGCCACTGCATAGACTTAATGAAGTCCCTACAAGGCAAGCCATTATCTCAGATATTACCTGTGATAGCGATGGACGTATCGACCGCTTTATCGCTCCACACGGAATGAAAAACACTCTTGATTTACACGACTTAAAAGAAGGCGAAGAATATTATCTGGGCGTTTTTTTGGTTGGTGCTTATCAAGAAACTTTAGGCGATTTACATAATCTTTTGGGCGATACAAACGTTGTTTCCGTAAGAGTCGATGAAGATGGCGGTTTTGAATTTGTTAGAGAAATTCATGGCGATTCTGTATCAGACATTTTGTCTTATGTAGAATATGATCCGCGTCGCATCATGGAAGATTTACGAGCTTTGGCAGAAGAATCAGTAAGAGCCGGACGTATTACTCCTTCTGACAGATATAATATTTTACAAGCCTTTGAAGCAGGTATTCGTGGCTATACCTATTTTGAACGTTAA
- the rnr gene encoding ribonuclease R: MKRIKKNINTDTIQTNKDHDFQDGTLPDILELLKKVNRPIKLDEILSFGHISRKHKRKLQDKIASLIKEKKITNLTGGSYYPTSLLNTQTGTLQIQRSGIGFVLPDVLEGQEKRSGKKNPEDIFIRPDHFGDAWHGDRVEVIIFPKRFGKRPEGQINAIIERGRKEILVKILQRVESKGKNIYMSVPLDERLNIAILLDFTSFFATNADKIKKIKPEILVLAKLGEHLKEEHPKLWTAEALEVLNEENDLRIQERLVKANHNIPIEFPQPVLDEAELLPKEPSQSEIKEREDLQSLGFVTIDGADSKDFDDAIFIEKTNNGFCLQVAIADVAHYVKPSSLLDKEAFERGNSYYFPLSVEPMLPEKLSNELCSLKPQVPRLVMYTKIIFDKNANILSTHFANATIKSKARLTYDQVFSALDENQADHQIKKEELATLMPMLSSAKELALLLREKRKERGSLDFEVPEPKAVFNEKGELIDLSKRSQNFAHQLIEEFMLAANEAVANFLHKKDIPVLFRNHAEPDMDKLDSLFKLIAGTNLINDLPVGFFKKAEAKSIAPLLRLIKNTTQEFLIARLTLRSMMQARYSPELEGHFGLASACYCHFTSPIRRYADLLVHRSLKYALKTSDAPKNTYDFKELEAISDQINKRERSAVDAEREIFKRFAIILLQEKIGTIFTAIVSGVTDFGIFVELNEVVAEGMIPLNSLKDDYYDYIQDRSELRGVRTGRIFKLGQAVNVKLMEVNYDRLELTFALFDENNENNEVQRKQKKPTERNFDKESKKPLKKTYQLTEYKEKKNPKSKNNTDTKKLSKNKKKR; this comes from the coding sequence ATGAAAAGAATAAAAAAAAATATAAATACAGATACTATTCAGACTAATAAAGATCACGATTTCCAAGATGGAACTCTGCCTGATATTTTAGAATTGTTAAAAAAAGTCAATCGTCCGATAAAACTTGATGAAATTTTAAGTTTTGGACATATTTCTCGGAAACACAAAAGAAAATTACAAGATAAAATTGCAAGCCTGATTAAAGAAAAAAAAATTACGAATCTTACAGGCGGAAGCTATTATCCAACCAGTTTGCTCAATACTCAAACCGGAACTTTGCAAATACAACGCTCCGGCATAGGTTTTGTTTTGCCTGATGTTTTGGAGGGGCAAGAAAAACGCAGTGGCAAGAAAAACCCCGAAGATATTTTTATTCGACCTGATCATTTTGGTGATGCGTGGCACGGAGACCGTGTTGAAGTTATTATTTTTCCAAAACGTTTTGGAAAACGCCCCGAAGGACAAATCAATGCCATTATCGAACGGGGACGCAAAGAAATATTGGTAAAAATATTACAACGAGTCGAAAGCAAAGGGAAAAATATATATATGAGCGTTCCGCTTGACGAACGCTTGAATATTGCTATTTTGCTTGATTTTACAAGCTTTTTTGCAACTAATGCAGATAAAATAAAAAAAATAAAGCCCGAAATCCTTGTTTTAGCGAAACTGGGTGAACACTTAAAAGAAGAACACCCAAAACTCTGGACAGCCGAAGCTTTAGAAGTTTTAAACGAAGAAAACGATCTTAGAATCCAAGAGCGTTTGGTTAAAGCCAATCATAACATTCCAATCGAATTTCCCCAACCTGTTTTAGATGAAGCAGAATTATTGCCCAAAGAACCAAGCCAAAGCGAAATTAAAGAACGAGAAGACCTTCAATCTCTAGGCTTTGTAACTATTGACGGTGCTGATTCAAAAGATTTTGATGATGCCATCTTTATAGAAAAAACCAACAACGGCTTTTGTCTTCAAGTTGCTATCGCTGATGTGGCACACTATGTTAAACCCTCGTCTTTATTAGACAAGGAAGCCTTTGAAAGAGGAAACTCATATTATTTTCCACTTTCCGTAGAACCTATGTTGCCAGAAAAATTATCCAACGAACTTTGTAGCCTAAAACCACAAGTTCCACGTCTGGTAATGTATACAAAAATAATCTTTGATAAAAATGCCAATATTTTAAGCACTCACTTTGCCAACGCCACCATAAAAAGCAAAGCTCGCCTTACTTATGATCAAGTTTTTTCGGCTCTAGACGAGAACCAAGCTGATCATCAAATAAAAAAAGAAGAATTGGCAACACTGATGCCTATGTTATCTAGTGCCAAAGAGTTAGCCTTACTTTTAAGAGAAAAACGTAAAGAACGTGGCTCTCTTGACTTTGAAGTTCCTGAACCCAAGGCTGTTTTTAATGAAAAAGGTGAATTGATCGATTTAAGCAAACGCAGCCAAAACTTTGCTCACCAACTAATCGAAGAGTTTATGCTCGCAGCCAACGAAGCAGTAGCAAACTTTTTACACAAAAAAGATATTCCTGTTTTATTTCGTAACCACGCCGAGCCGGATATGGATAAACTCGATAGTCTCTTTAAGCTTATTGCCGGAACAAATTTGATTAACGACTTACCTGTTGGATTTTTTAAGAAGGCTGAAGCAAAAAGCATTGCTCCTTTATTGCGTCTGATTAAAAATACTACTCAAGAGTTTTTAATTGCACGTTTAACCCTACGAAGCATGATGCAAGCTCGTTACAGCCCCGAACTCGAAGGACATTTCGGTCTGGCATCAGCTTGTTATTGCCATTTTACTTCACCTATTCGTCGTTATGCCGACCTTTTGGTACATCGTAGTTTGAAATATGCGTTAAAAACCAGTGATGCACCAAAAAATACTTATGATTTTAAAGAGCTTGAAGCGATCTCAGACCAAATTAACAAAAGAGAACGCAGTGCCGTTGATGCGGAGCGAGAAATATTTAAACGCTTTGCGATTATTCTATTACAGGAAAAAATCGGTACAATATTTACGGCTATTGTTTCGGGAGTAACCGACTTTGGAATTTTTGTTGAGTTAAACGAAGTTGTTGCCGAAGGAATGATTCCTCTTAACTCACTGAAAGATGATTATTATGATTATATACAAGATCGAAGCGAACTTAGAGGCGTAAGAACAGGACGTATCTTTAAATTAGGGCAGGCCGTAAACGTTAAACTTATGGAAGTAAATTATGACAGGCTTGAGCTAACTTTTGCCCTTTTTGATGAAAACAACGAAAATAACGAAGTTCAAAGAAAACAAAAGAAACCCACAGAAAGAAATTTCGACAAAGAATCAAAAAAACCTTTAAAAAAAACATACCAACTAACTGAATATAAAGAGAAAAAAAATCCAAAATCTAAAAATAACACAGATACAAAAAAGCTTTCTAAAAACAAGAAAAAACGTTAA